A stretch of Rhizobium glycinendophyticum DNA encodes these proteins:
- the dnaJ gene encoding molecular chaperone DnaJ, whose translation MAKADFYETLGVGRTADEKELKSAFRKLAMKFHPDKNPGDSEAEKKFKEINEAYETLKDPQKRAAYDRFGHAAFEQGGGGFGGGGGGFAGGGGFSDIFEDIFGEMMGGGRGGRARSTGGRERGADLRYNMEISLEEAFTGKTAQIRVPTSITCDLCTGTGAKPGTKPTTCSTCQGSGRVRAAQGFFSIERTCPTCHGRGQTISDPCTKCHGHGRVTEERSLSVNIPSGIEDGTRIRLQGEGEAGLRGGPAGDLYIFLSVKPHEFFQRDGADLYCSVPISMTTAALGGTFDVVTLDGTKSRVTVPEGTQAGKQFRLKAKGMPVLRSTQTGDLYIQIQIETPQKLTKRQRELLQEFEQLSSKENNPESTGFFARMKDFFDTLSD comes from the coding sequence ATGGCAAAGGCAGATTTCTACGAGACCCTGGGGGTTGGCCGGACGGCAGACGAGAAGGAGCTGAAGAGCGCCTTCCGTAAGCTCGCCATGAAGTTCCACCCTGACAAGAATCCGGGCGACAGCGAAGCCGAAAAGAAGTTCAAGGAGATCAACGAGGCTTACGAGACCTTGAAGGATCCCCAGAAGCGCGCGGCCTATGATCGCTTCGGCCATGCCGCCTTCGAACAGGGCGGTGGCGGCTTCGGCGGTGGCGGCGGCGGTTTTGCCGGCGGCGGTGGCTTCTCCGATATTTTTGAAGACATCTTCGGCGAAATGATGGGGGGTGGCCGTGGCGGCCGGGCGCGCTCGACGGGCGGTCGCGAACGCGGCGCCGACCTACGCTACAATATGGAAATCAGCCTCGAAGAGGCCTTTACCGGCAAGACGGCGCAGATCAGGGTTCCGACCTCGATCACCTGCGACCTCTGCACGGGCACCGGCGCCAAGCCCGGCACCAAGCCGACCACGTGTTCGACCTGTCAGGGCTCGGGGCGCGTGCGGGCTGCCCAGGGCTTCTTCTCGATCGAGCGCACTTGCCCGACCTGTCATGGCCGGGGCCAGACCATTTCCGACCCCTGCACGAAGTGCCATGGTCACGGCCGTGTCACGGAAGAGCGTTCGCTCTCGGTCAACATCCCCTCGGGCATCGAGGACGGCACGCGCATTCGCCTGCAGGGCGAAGGGGAGGCGGGCCTCCGTGGCGGTCCGGCGGGCGATCTCTACATCTTTCTGTCTGTGAAGCCGCACGAATTCTTCCAGCGTGACGGTGCGGATCTCTATTGCTCCGTGCCGATCTCGATGACCACGGCTGCCCTCGGCGGCACTTTCGATGTGGTGACGCTCGACGGCACCAAGTCGCGTGTCACGGTCCCGGAAGGCACTCAGGCGGGCAAGCAGTTCCGCCTGAAGGCGAAGGGCATGCCGGTCCTGCGATCGACACAGACGGGCGATCTCTACATCCAGATCCAGATCGAGACCCCGCAGAAACTCACCAAGCGCCAGCGGGAACTGCTGCAGGAATTCGAGCAGTTGTCGTCGAAGGAGAACAACCCGGAATCGACGGGCTTCTTTGCCCGCATGAAGGATTTCTTCGATACGCTCAGCGACTGA
- a CDS encoding cupin domain-containing protein: MPETTRESLTQGGWKTLDFEPFRDGVTIHWIKRFIDDQPGVALLKYEAGASVPRHRHEGLETILVLQGTQSDESGDYGVGCCVINAIGSEHSVWSDTGCVVLIQWDRPVRILTED; the protein is encoded by the coding sequence ATGCCTGAAACGACCCGGGAAAGCCTGACTCAGGGCGGCTGGAAGACGCTGGATTTCGAGCCCTTTCGCGATGGCGTGACCATCCACTGGATCAAGCGCTTCATTGACGACCAGCCGGGCGTGGCACTGCTGAAATACGAGGCGGGTGCCTCCGTGCCTCGCCATCGGCATGAAGGGCTGGAGACGATACTGGTGTTGCAAGGCACGCAGTCTGACGAAAGCGGTGATTACGGCGTTGGGTGTTGTGTGATCAATGCGATCGGCAGCGAACATTCTGTGTGGAGCGACACGGGATGCGTCGTCCTCATCCAATGGGATCGACCGGTACGGATTCTGACGGAGGACTGA